One window of Ralstonia pickettii DTP0602 genomic DNA carries:
- a CDS encoding 3-oxoadipate enol-lactonase (K01055: pcaD; 3-oxoadipate enol-lactonase [EC:3.1.1.24]), with translation MTVAMPPAETHRIRADGADIYVRLDGADGPWVILAHALGANHTLWDATAQHLAARYRVVRPDLRGHGASDAPLGPYTMTRLADDVIAVMDALEIPQAHFCGISVGGMVGQALGLRHAERLLSLVLVATNSQTPMEAHPMWHNRIGQAEAHGMAGMADATLERWLTTPFRASHPDEVSRIRDMLVATQVRGYVGVAEAIMAFDLTGALSRIHCPTLVVAGEQDQGASVAMAQSIAAAIPGARLEVMPQAAHLVHVEQPERFHAALDAFLGNAACGGQCDVP, from the coding sequence ATGACCGTTGCCATGCCACCCGCCGAAACCCACCGCATCCGCGCCGATGGCGCCGACATCTATGTGCGGCTGGACGGTGCCGACGGGCCGTGGGTGATCCTGGCCCACGCGCTGGGCGCCAACCACACGCTGTGGGACGCCACCGCGCAGCACCTGGCCGCGCGCTACCGCGTGGTGCGCCCCGACCTGCGCGGCCACGGCGCCAGCGATGCTCCGCTGGGGCCCTACACCATGACGCGGCTGGCCGACGATGTCATCGCGGTCATGGACGCGCTGGAGATACCGCAGGCGCATTTCTGCGGCATTTCCGTCGGCGGCATGGTCGGGCAGGCGCTTGGGCTGCGCCATGCCGAGCGGCTGTTGTCGCTGGTGCTGGTGGCCACCAACAGCCAGACGCCGATGGAAGCGCACCCGATGTGGCATAACCGCATCGGCCAGGCCGAGGCACACGGCATGGCCGGCATGGCCGACGCCACGCTGGAGCGCTGGCTTACCACCCCGTTCCGGGCGAGCCATCCTGACGAAGTGTCGCGTATCCGCGACATGCTGGTGGCTACCCAAGTGCGCGGATATGTGGGTGTGGCCGAGGCCATCATGGCTTTCGACCTGACCGGCGCGCTTTCCCGCATACATTGTCCTACGCTGGTAGTAGCAGGCGAGCAGGACCAGGGTGCCTCGGTGGCGATGGCGCAGAGCATCGCCGCCGCCATCCCCGGGGCCCGGCTGGAGGTGATGCCGCAGGCGGCGCACCTGGTGCATGTGGAGCAGCCCGAGCGCTTCCATGCCGCGCTGGACGCTTTTCTCGGCAACGCCGCATGCGGAGGCCAGTGCGACGTTCCGTGA